From Helicobacter sp. MIT 21-1697, a single genomic window includes:
- a CDS encoding pyruvate flavodoxin oxidoreductase subunit gamma, protein MLEIRWHSRAGQGAVTGAKGLADVIAGTGKEVQAFAFYGSAKRGASMTAYNRIDSQPILNHEKFMNPDYILVIDPGLVFITNICLYDKPSTKYIITTRLSKEELIEKKPELASKEIYTLDCIQISIDAIGKSVPNAPMLGALMKVSGMLEIDFFLESFSKVLGKKLPPQVIEANKVAIRRAYEEVK, encoded by the coding sequence ATGCTAGAAATCAGGTGGCATTCTCGTGCTGGGCAAGGTGCTGTAACAGGCGCAAAAGGTCTTGCTGATGTAATTGCAGGGACAGGCAAGGAAGTGCAAGCTTTTGCGTTTTATGGTTCAGCAAAACGTGGTGCTTCAATGACAGCGTATAATAGGATAGATTCCCAACCTATCCTCAATCACGAGAAATTTATGAATCCGGATTATATTTTGGTTATTGACCCGGGTTTAGTGTTTATTACCAACATTTGCTTGTATGATAAGCCCTCTACGAAATACATTATCACAACGCGTTTAAGCAAAGAAGAGTTAATTGAGAAAAAGCCCGAACTTGCAAGCAAAGAGATTTATACGCTTGATTGTATTCAAATCTCCATTGATGCGATTGGTAAATCTGTGCCTAATGCGCCTATGCTTGGGGCATTAATGAAAGTTTCAGGTATGCTTGAGATTGATTTCTTTTTAGAATCTTTTTCTAAAGTGCTTGGCAAAAAGCTTCCACCACAAGTTATTGAGGCAAATAAGGTGGCAATTAGACGAGCTTATGAGGAAGTCAAATAA
- a CDS encoding NAD(P)H-dependent oxidoreductase, translating to MRILLLFSHTYWTDSKVNKALLESAKTLENVTIHNLSTAYPNGTINIESEITLLQKADKIIFQFPLFWFSTPAIMKEWQDRILTHILYGKNPKLLAHKKFGIITTAGGDETSYDGHHGYNLNTLLSPINYAFSYCGCEVQEAYCIYKAKVENLPTQEYLLRLQA from the coding sequence ATGCGAATACTTCTACTTTTTTCACATACATATTGGACAGATTCTAAAGTGAATAAAGCTCTTTTAGAATCTGCAAAAACACTAGAGAATGTAACAATACATAATTTAAGCACTGCCTACCCAAATGGCACAATCAATATTGAATCTGAAATTACACTTTTGCAAAAAGCTGATAAAATTATTTTCCAATTTCCATTATTTTGGTTTAGCACCCCTGCAATAATGAAAGAATGGCAAGATAGGATTCTCACGCATATTCTTTATGGTAAAAATCCCAAACTCCTTGCTCATAAGAAATTTGGTATTATCACAACTGCTGGAGGCGATGAAACAAGCTATGATGGGCATCACGGCTATAACTTAAATACTCTGCTCTCGCCTATTAATTACGCCTTTTCTTATTGTGGTTGCGAGGTGCAGGAAGCATATTGCATTTATAAAGCAAAAGTAGAAAATCTCCCTACACAAGAGTATCTTTTAAGACTACAAGCATAG
- a CDS encoding 2-oxoacid:ferredoxin oxidoreductase subunit alpha codes for MAKTMELRTIEVWDGNMAASQALRQAQIDVVAAYPITPSTPIVQNYGNFVSNGYIDGEFVMVESEHAAMSACVGAAAAGGRVATATSSQGFALMVEVLYQASGMRLPIVLNLVNRALAAPLNVNGDHSDMYLSRDTGWINLATYNPQEAYDFNLMAFKIAEDKRVRVPVIVNQDGFICSHTAQSVRPFTDEEAYKFIGDYISHNPMLDFANPITYGAQTEEDWHFEHKAQLHKGIMDSAAVIEEVFESFAKVSGRAYNLVETYMREDAEVAIVALGTSVESARVAAQKVRKEKGIKAGVLSIRTLRPFPFKQLGEALKSLKAVACLDRSLPAGALGMLFNEFSAAALSAGAHPVMSNYIYGLGGRDLTQAHLESIFGELDANAKAGKLTHPVQQMLGLRGPKMSFF; via the coding sequence ATGGCTAAAACAATGGAATTACGAACAATTGAGGTGTGGGACGGGAATATGGCAGCCTCTCAAGCATTGCGTCAAGCACAAATTGATGTGGTAGCTGCTTATCCTATTACGCCTTCAACTCCGATTGTGCAAAACTATGGAAATTTTGTGAGTAATGGCTATATTGATGGTGAGTTTGTAATGGTAGAATCTGAACACGCTGCTATGAGTGCGTGTGTAGGTGCTGCTGCAGCTGGAGGAAGAGTAGCAACTGCGACAAGCTCTCAAGGTTTTGCACTTATGGTAGAGGTGCTTTATCAGGCTTCTGGTATGCGTTTGCCTATCGTTTTGAATCTTGTCAATCGCGCACTTGCCGCGCCGCTCAATGTGAATGGGGATCATTCTGATATGTATCTTAGTCGTGATACAGGTTGGATAAATCTTGCTACTTATAATCCCCAAGAAGCATATGATTTTAACCTTATGGCTTTTAAAATTGCTGAAGATAAACGCGTAAGAGTGCCTGTGATTGTGAATCAAGATGGTTTTATTTGCTCTCACACTGCTCAATCAGTGCGTCCATTTACCGATGAGGAGGCATATAAATTTATTGGCGATTATATTTCACATAATCCTATGCTTGATTTTGCTAATCCTATCACTTATGGAGCGCAAACAGAGGAGGATTGGCATTTTGAACATAAAGCACAACTCCATAAGGGCATTATGGATTCAGCAGCAGTGATAGAGGAAGTGTTTGAATCTTTTGCAAAGGTTTCGGGGCGCGCATATAATCTTGTTGAGACTTATATGCGCGAAGATGCAGAGGTGGCGATTGTTGCACTTGGCACAAGCGTAGAATCTGCTCGTGTGGCTGCTCAAAAAGTGCGCAAAGAGAAAGGAATCAAAGCAGGAGTGCTTTCGATTCGGACTTTGCGTCCATTTCCTTTTAAACAATTAGGAGAGGCACTCAAATCTCTTAAAGCTGTGGCGTGCCTTGATAGAAGTCTTCCCGCTGGTGCGCTTGGTATGCTCTTTAACGAATTTTCAGCTGCGGCTTTATCTGCTGGAGCACACCCTGTAATGTCAAATTATATCTATGGACTTGGCGGACGCGATTTGACGCAGGCACATTTAGAGAGTATTTTTGGTGAGCTTGATGCCAATGCAAAAGCTGGTAAGCTTACACACCCAGTTCAACAAATGTTAGGGCTTCGCGGACCTAAAATGAGCTTTTTTTAA
- the trpS gene encoding tryptophan--tRNA ligase, producing MQSHAHLGKKRIFSGIQPTGNIHLGNYLGAVRHWVDSQEQYENIFCVVNSHAITIQQNPQELQNKTYELAGILLACGIDTKKSHLFIQSQIDEHAALAWILDCNIPMGDMSRMTQFKDKSNKNPKNINVGLFNYPALMAADILLYQTDFVPVGQDQKQHLELTRDVALRFNRDYGECFTLPEPMIPQVGARVMGLDNPESKMSKSAQGENHAIFLLDSPDVIIRKCKRAVTDSQSNIIFDESRAGLYNLLCIYEIFTQKSRQDIESEFVGKGYGHLKTALAEVIIESLRPIQQSYAKISQDKAYIQSVLDKSADSIRPIAKATYENAKRLVGLV from the coding sequence ATGCAATCTCACGCTCATTTAGGCAAAAAGCGTATTTTTTCAGGTATCCAGCCCACAGGCAATATTCATCTTGGCAATTATCTTGGCGCAGTGAGACATTGGGTAGATTCTCAAGAGCAATATGAAAATATTTTTTGCGTGGTTAATTCTCACGCCATTACAATACAACAAAATCCACAAGAACTACAAAACAAAACTTATGAACTTGCAGGCATTCTCCTTGCTTGTGGAATTGATACCAAAAAATCACATCTTTTTATCCAAAGCCAAATTGATGAGCACGCCGCGTTAGCGTGGATTTTAGATTGTAATATCCCTATGGGCGATATGAGTCGTATGACGCAGTTTAAGGACAAATCAAATAAAAATCCAAAAAATATTAATGTCGGCTTATTCAACTACCCCGCGCTTATGGCTGCAGATATTTTACTCTATCAAACTGATTTTGTGCCTGTGGGTCAAGACCAAAAACAGCATTTGGAACTCACGCGTGATGTGGCTTTGCGCTTTAATCGTGATTATGGGGAATGCTTCACTCTCCCTGAACCTATGATACCTCAAGTTGGTGCGCGTGTAATGGGACTTGACAATCCAGAATCCAAGATGAGCAAATCCGCTCAAGGCGAAAACCACGCGATATTCTTGCTTGATTCTCCTGATGTCATTATACGCAAATGCAAGAGGGCAGTTACAGATTCTCAAAGCAACATTATCTTTGATGAATCTCGTGCAGGGTTGTATAATCTGCTGTGCATTTATGAGATTTTCACACAAAAAAGTCGCCAAGATATAGAATCTGAATTTGTAGGCAAAGGCTATGGACATCTCAAAACTGCTCTTGCTGAAGTGATTATAGAATCTCTGCGTCCTATCCAACAATCCTATGCCAAAATCAGCCAAGATAAAGCCTATATCCAAAGTGTGCTTGATAAAAGTGCGGATTCTATCCGCCCTATCGCAAAAGCCACTTATGAGAATGCAAAAAGATTAGTCGGGCTTGTATGA
- a CDS encoding CoA-binding protein: MHENHTQEMYLSDTHKRTLLESAKIIAIVGLSPDENKASYQVAQYLLDNGYEIVPIYPRGGEILKRKAFNSLSEAFTYLAQTGRVCDIINIFRKSEALPNVMREICSLDGISSFDKKRMCVWVQLGLQSQQAAAIARECGIMYEENSCIKIEHQRLHIH; the protein is encoded by the coding sequence ATGCACGAAAATCACACACAAGAGATGTATTTAAGCGATACACACAAACGCACTCTTTTAGAATCTGCTAAGATAATTGCCATAGTGGGACTAAGCCCTGATGAGAACAAAGCAAGTTATCAAGTAGCGCAATATCTTTTAGATAATGGCTATGAAATAGTGCCAATTTATCCTCGTGGTGGAGAAATTCTTAAGCGCAAAGCCTTTAACTCTTTATCCGAAGCTTTTACATATCTCGCACAAACAGGGCGAGTATGTGATATTATTAATATTTTTAGAAAGAGCGAAGCGTTACCGAATGTAATGCGTGAGATTTGCTCCCTTGATGGGATAAGTTCATTTGATAAAAAGCGAATGTGTGTATGGGTGCAGCTTGGATTGCAAAGTCAGCAAGCAGCAGCAATTGCGCGTGAATGTGGCATTATGTATGAGGAAAATAGTTGTATCAAGATAGAACATCAAAGATTGCACATACATTAA
- a CDS encoding NifS family cysteine desulfurase — MKQVYLDNNATTMLDPSILPLMEPYFCEKFGNPNSLHRYGTQTHAAISEAIEKLYKGINADDNDDIIITSCATESNNWVIKGVYFDEIVQKGKRHIITTEVEHPAVRATCAFLEALGVEVTYLPINQQGTITAQQVREALRDDTALVSVMWANNETGLIFPIEEIGALCRQNNVLFHTDAVQAIGKIPVDVQRAQVDFLSFSAHKFHGPKGVGGLYIRKGIELTPLFHGGEHMRGRRSGTLNVPYIIAMGEAMKLANDYLDFELSQVKNLRDRLESALLAIPDVFVVGTRENRVPNTTLISVRGIEGEAMLWDLNKAGIAASTGSACASEDLEANPVMVAIGADKELAHTAIRISLSRFTTQEEIDYTIEVFKKAVDRLRAISSSYNA; from the coding sequence ATGAAGCAAGTCTATTTAGATAACAACGCAACGACAATGCTTGACCCGAGTATATTGCCGCTTATGGAGCCGTATTTTTGTGAGAAATTTGGGAATCCAAATAGCCTCCATAGATATGGCACACAAACTCACGCAGCCATATCAGAAGCGATTGAAAAACTCTATAAGGGTATCAATGCTGATGATAATGATGATATTATCATCACAAGCTGTGCGACAGAATCTAATAATTGGGTAATAAAGGGCGTGTATTTTGATGAGATTGTGCAAAAGGGCAAGAGACATATTATTACCACAGAGGTTGAACACCCAGCAGTGCGTGCTACTTGTGCTTTTTTAGAAGCTCTTGGGGTAGAGGTTACTTATCTGCCCATCAATCAGCAGGGCACAATTACTGCCCAGCAGGTAAGAGAGGCTTTAAGAGATGATACCGCGCTTGTGAGTGTGATGTGGGCAAATAATGAAACAGGACTTATTTTTCCCATTGAGGAGATAGGCGCACTTTGTCGGCAAAATAATGTGCTTTTTCATACTGACGCAGTGCAGGCTATTGGCAAGATTCCTGTTGATGTGCAAAGGGCACAGGTAGATTTTCTAAGCTTTAGCGCACATAAATTCCACGGACCAAAGGGTGTTGGTGGCTTGTATATTCGTAAGGGTATTGAGCTTACCCCTCTTTTTCACGGCGGTGAGCATATGCGTGGCAGACGCAGTGGCACGCTCAATGTCCCATATATCATCGCAATGGGCGAAGCAATGAAACTAGCCAATGATTATCTTGATTTTGAGCTTTCTCAAGTCAAGAATCTGCGCGATAGATTAGAAAGTGCTCTTTTAGCAATTCCTGATGTGTTTGTGGTGGGCACAAGAGAGAATCGTGTGCCAAATACGACACTTATTAGTGTGAGAGGAATTGAGGGAGAGGCTATGCTGTGGGATTTGAATAAGGCTGGGATTGCTGCTTCCACAGGAAGTGCTTGTGCAAGTGAGGATTTGGAAGCAAATCCTGTTATGGTTGCTATTGGTGCAGATAAAGAACTCGCCCACACTGCTATTAGAATCTCATTGAGTAGATTCACTACGCAAGAAGAGATTGATTATACTATTGAGGTATTTAAGAAGGCAGTTGATAGGCTAAGGGCAATTTCTAGCTCATATAATGCGTAA
- the glnA gene encoding type I glutamate--ammonia ligase: MSRVSIDKQAVAEFFRFCDENEVEFIDFRFSDIKGVWHHLSFSRSAINEESFEGIPFDGSSIPAWQPVDKSDMMLIPEPVRYFIDPFTADTTAVVFCDIWDIYRNEPYEKCPRCIVKRAMKYLKESGIGDVAYYGPENEFFIFDSIKIKDSVNCQYYEIDSEEGEWNRAREFEGGVNMGHRPGTKGGYFPVPPVDSMVDLRAEIVKVLNQVGLETFVLHHEVAQGQNEIGVKFGDMLEAADNVQKLKYVVKMVAHLNGKTATFMPKPLYGDNGSGMHVHISIWKDGHNLFAGNAYQGLSEMALHFLGGVLKHARALAAFTNPSTNSYKRLIPGFEAPSILTYSAQNRSASIRIPYNSGEKAKRMEFRFPDSSANPYLAFASLLLAGIDGIKNKINPGKPMEINLFELTLDEIREKGIKQLPHTLRHAIEEMLVDKAYLKEGDVFSEEFIQTYKAYKFETEIWPWEARPHPFEFLTTYSC; the protein is encoded by the coding sequence ATGAGTAGAGTAAGCATAGACAAACAAGCAGTAGCAGAATTTTTTAGATTCTGTGATGAGAATGAAGTAGAATTTATTGATTTCCGATTTAGTGATATTAAAGGCGTATGGCATCATTTGAGCTTTTCGCGCAGTGCGATTAATGAAGAAAGTTTTGAGGGCATACCTTTTGATGGTAGCTCTATCCCTGCGTGGCAGCCCGTAGATAAATCTGATATGATGCTTATCCCTGAACCTGTGCGATACTTCATTGACCCATTTACTGCTGATACAACTGCGGTAGTATTTTGTGATATTTGGGATATTTATAGAAATGAGCCTTATGAGAAATGTCCGCGCTGTATTGTCAAACGCGCGATGAAATATCTTAAAGAAAGTGGTATTGGCGATGTCGCCTATTATGGACCTGAAAATGAGTTTTTTATTTTTGATTCTATTAAGATTAAAGATTCTGTAAATTGCCAATATTATGAGATAGATTCTGAAGAGGGCGAATGGAATCGTGCGCGTGAGTTTGAAGGTGGTGTGAATATGGGACATCGTCCGGGCACAAAGGGTGGGTATTTCCCTGTGCCACCTGTGGATTCTATGGTGGATTTACGCGCTGAAATCGTTAAAGTGCTTAATCAAGTGGGATTAGAAACTTTTGTGCTTCATCACGAAGTCGCACAAGGGCAAAATGAAATTGGCGTAAAATTTGGCGATATGCTAGAGGCGGCAGATAATGTGCAAAAGCTCAAATATGTCGTCAAAATGGTAGCTCATCTCAATGGAAAAACTGCAACCTTTATGCCAAAGCCTCTTTATGGAGATAATGGTAGCGGAATGCACGTGCATATCAGCATTTGGAAAGATGGGCATAATCTCTTTGCAGGGAATGCCTATCAAGGTCTAAGCGAAATGGCTCTGCATTTCTTAGGCGGTGTGCTTAAACACGCTAGAGCCTTAGCTGCCTTTACAAATCCTAGCACAAACTCATATAAGCGCCTCATTCCGGGCTTTGAAGCACCAAGTATCCTCACTTATTCTGCACAAAATCGCTCTGCAAGTATCAGAATCCCCTACAATAGCGGCGAAAAAGCAAAACGAATGGAATTTAGATTCCCCGATAGTTCGGCAAATCCGTATCTTGCATTTGCAAGCCTCTTGCTTGCAGGCATTGATGGGATTAAAAACAAAATTAATCCGGGTAAGCCTATGGAAATCAATCTTTTTGAGCTTACTTTAGATGAAATTCGTGAAAAAGGCATTAAACAACTACCGCATACTTTACGCCACGCGATTGAGGAAATGCTTGTGGATAAGGCATATCTTAAAGAAGGTGATGTCTTTAGCGAGGAATTTATCCAAACTTATAAGGCATATAAGTTTGAAACAGAAATTTGGCCTTGGGAAGCGCGCCCTCACCCCTTTGAGTTCCTCACTACTTATAGCTGCTAA
- the rpoD gene encoding RNA polymerase sigma factor RpoD — MSEKSDKISKKSKEVNAELESLFKEEDSDYITYEKIAQIILKAPTTTQVKKIKDLSKKYKKQLLSSSEVAKMLNTQEQIKRQADKKKMLNEELEDEFDFMKDKELLEWSRSDSPVRMYLREMGQISLLTKEEEISLSKKIELGENTILDAICSVPYLIDFIYDYKDALINRERRVKELFKSFDDDEEESEEEEEEFDMLDDEEASRKSNSKKDQKRVEKVMESFKALDKAKREWLKVLETPITEGEDELAHILLLSHKKHILKIKLLDLGPTSKLIGELVKAMENTLKSGDGFERELKRLEYKLPLFNDMLVENHQKILANITTMSRDEIAAMVPETTMVSVYVELKKLFQTKEASEGGFNLEPEKLKEILEQIKRGKSISDKAKAKMAKSNLRLVVSIAKRYTNRGLPFLDLIQEGNIGLMKAVDKFEYKKGFKFSTYATWWIRQAISRAIADQARTIRIPIHMIETINRIHKIMRKHVQETGKEPDIDFIAKEVGLPIDKVKNVIKITKEPVSLDAPIGSDDDGKFGDFVEDKSSVGPMDYILKEDLKVQIDEVLEQLNDREKAVIRMRFGLLDDESDRTLEEIGKELNVTRERVRQIESSAIKKLKHPKVGRKLKNYIEE; from the coding sequence ATGTCAGAAAAATCCGATAAAATCAGTAAAAAATCAAAAGAAGTTAATGCCGAATTAGAAAGTCTTTTTAAAGAAGAAGATAGTGATTATATCACTTATGAAAAAATTGCCCAAATTATCCTTAAAGCCCCTACTACTACACAAGTTAAGAAAATTAAAGACTTAAGCAAAAAATATAAAAAACAACTTTTGAGTTCATCTGAAGTTGCCAAAATGCTCAATACTCAAGAACAGATTAAGCGCCAAGCTGATAAGAAAAAAATGCTCAATGAAGAGCTTGAAGATGAATTTGATTTTATGAAAGATAAGGAATTACTTGAGTGGAGCAGAAGTGATAGCCCTGTGCGTATGTATTTGCGTGAAATGGGGCAAATTTCACTTTTGACAAAAGAAGAAGAAATTAGCTTAAGTAAAAAAATAGAATTAGGCGAAAATACGATTCTTGATGCGATTTGCTCTGTGCCTTATTTGATTGATTTTATTTATGATTACAAAGACGCCCTTATAAATCGTGAGCGGCGCGTTAAAGAGCTTTTTAAAAGTTTTGATGATGATGAAGAGGAGAGTGAGGAGGAAGAGGAAGAATTTGATATGCTTGATGATGAGGAAGCATCGCGTAAATCTAATTCTAAAAAAGACCAAAAGCGTGTAGAGAAGGTTATGGAAAGTTTCAAAGCACTCGATAAAGCCAAAAGAGAATGGCTCAAAGTGCTTGAAACACCCATAACAGAGGGTGAAGACGAGTTGGCTCATATTTTGCTCCTCTCACATAAGAAGCATATTTTAAAGATAAAGCTTTTAGATTTAGGACCTACGAGTAAGCTTATTGGTGAGCTTGTAAAAGCAATGGAAAACACTCTAAAAAGTGGTGATGGCTTTGAACGCGAATTGAAACGTTTAGAATATAAATTGCCATTGTTTAATGATATGCTTGTTGAGAATCATCAAAAAATCCTTGCGAATATCACAACAATGAGCCGCGATGAGATAGCCGCAATGGTGCCAGAAACAACAATGGTAAGTGTGTATGTGGAACTCAAGAAACTTTTTCAAACTAAAGAGGCAAGTGAGGGGGGATTCAATTTAGAGCCAGAAAAGCTTAAAGAAATCTTAGAGCAAATCAAACGTGGTAAGTCTATCTCCGATAAGGCAAAGGCGAAAATGGCAAAATCCAATCTCCGCTTGGTGGTGAGTATTGCCAAACGTTACACAAATCGTGGTTTGCCTTTCCTTGATTTAATCCAAGAGGGCAACATTGGACTTATGAAAGCAGTGGATAAGTTTGAATACAAAAAAGGCTTTAAATTTTCAACTTATGCGACTTGGTGGATTAGACAGGCAATCTCTCGTGCGATAGCTGACCAAGCACGCACGATTCGTATTCCTATCCATATGATTGAAACGATTAATAGAATCCACAAGATTATGCGCAAACACGTGCAAGAAACAGGCAAAGAGCCAGATATTGATTTTATCGCTAAAGAAGTGGGGTTGCCTATTGATAAAGTAAAAAATGTGATTAAAATCACAAAAGAACCTGTGAGCCTTGATGCGCCTATTGGAAGCGATGATGATGGTAAGTTTGGAGATTTTGTGGAGGATAAAAGCTCGGTTGGTCCTATGGATTATATCCTTAAAGAAGATTTAAAAGTGCAAATTGATGAGGTGTTAGAACAGCTCAATGATAGAGAAAAGGCGGTGATTCGTATGCGTTTTGGCTTGCTTGATGATGAATCTGATAGAACACTAGAAGAAATTGGTAAGGAACTCAATGTAACGCGTGAGAGAGTGCGACAAATAGAATCAAGTGCGATTAAAAAACTCAAGCACCCAAAAGTAGGTAGAAAGCTTAAAAATTATATTGAGGAATGA
- a CDS encoding iron-sulfur cluster assembly scaffold protein has protein sequence MAKNDLIGGALWDAYSNKVSERMDNPTHLGVLTQKDADERGAKLIVADYGAESCGDAVRLYWLVDSEDRIIDAKFKSFGCGTAIASSDMMVELCLGKKVQEAVKITNLDVEHALRDDPDTPAVPGQKMHCSVMAYDVIKKAAGMYLGKNVEDFEDEIIVCECARVSLSTIKEVIRLNDLKSVEEITNYTKAGAFCKSCIKAGGHEKRDYYLVDILREVREQMDKENLKNVAQKSVEGNLGFAEMTMVQKVKSIDKIIDENIRPMLMMDGGDMEILDIKDTSDGYIDVYIRYLGACSGCASGATGTLYAIESILQEKLDSHIRVLPI, from the coding sequence ATGGCAAAGAATGATTTAATTGGAGGCGCACTTTGGGACGCTTACTCAAATAAAGTGAGTGAAAGAATGGATAACCCCACACACTTAGGGGTTTTGACACAAAAAGATGCTGATGAGAGAGGAGCAAAACTTATCGTAGCAGATTATGGTGCTGAATCTTGTGGTGATGCGGTGAGGTTGTATTGGTTGGTAGATTCTGAAGATAGAATCATTGATGCTAAATTTAAAAGCTTTGGCTGTGGGACAGCGATTGCAAGCTCTGATATGATGGTGGAACTCTGTCTTGGCAAAAAAGTGCAAGAGGCTGTGAAAATTACAAATCTTGATGTGGAGCACGCTTTGCGTGATGACCCTGATACGCCTGCAGTGCCCGGGCAAAAAATGCACTGCTCTGTTATGGCATATGATGTGATTAAAAAAGCTGCTGGTATGTATCTTGGCAAAAATGTAGAAGATTTTGAAGATGAGATTATTGTGTGTGAGTGTGCGCGCGTAAGCCTCTCTACTATTAAAGAGGTGATTAGACTTAATGATTTAAAAAGCGTAGAGGAAATTACAAATTATACCAAAGCTGGAGCGTTTTGCAAAAGCTGTATTAAAGCGGGTGGGCACGAAAAAAGAGATTATTATCTTGTAGATATTTTGCGTGAAGTGCGAGAACAAATGGATAAAGAAAATCTCAAAAATGTTGCACAAAAAAGTGTTGAGGGGAATCTTGGGTTTGCAGAAATGACAATGGTGCAAAAGGTTAAAAGCATTGATAAAATTATTGATGAGAATATCCGCCCAATGCTTATGATGGACGGCGGCGATATGGAAATTTTAGATATTAAAGATACAAGCGATGGATACATTGATGTGTATATTCGTTATCTTGGAGCTTGTAGTGGGTGTGCAAGCGGAGCTACGGGCACATTATATGCCATAGAATCTATCTTGCAAGAAAAATTAGATTCTCATATTCGTGTGTTGCCCATATAA
- a CDS encoding 4Fe-4S dicluster domain-containing protein, producing MDKLKDWDKFEIGSVLFPFKKGVDGRKELYKYERTYSGDSSFTDSVAHWRVEKPVHNSEICINCFNCWVFCPDAAILTKDEKLAGVDYVHCKGCGVCVDVCPTNPKSLLMFNDHKDNEQVLKEWPAKESKKPQNA from the coding sequence ATGGATAAGTTAAAAGATTGGGATAAATTTGAAATCGGCTCTGTGCTTTTTCCTTTCAAAAAAGGCGTAGATGGAAGAAAAGAGCTGTATAAATATGAAAGAACATATAGTGGGGATAGTTCTTTTACCGATAGTGTGGCTCATTGGCGTGTAGAAAAGCCTGTGCATAATAGTGAGATTTGCATTAATTGTTTTAATTGTTGGGTATTTTGTCCTGATGCAGCAATCCTTACAAAAGATGAGAAACTTGCGGGAGTGGATTATGTGCATTGCAAAGGTTGTGGTGTATGTGTAGATGTATGTCCTACAAATCCTAAATCATTGCTTATGTTTAATGACCATAAGGATAATGAGCAAGTCCTCAAAGAGTGGCCAGCTAAAGAATCCAAAAAACCCCAGAATGCATAG
- a CDS encoding thiamine pyrophosphate-dependent enzyme — translation MVKEVKNLKEFQKSSKKFEGAHLLCPGCAHGMIVREVLSAVDGPIILGNSTGCLEVSSAVYPHTSWDVPWIHIGFENGSTAVAGAEAMYKALARKGRYTGEKPKFVAFGGDGATYDIGFQWISGCFERGHDMTYICLDNEVYANTGGQRSGSTPLGSSTSTTPAGSASYGKKERKKDLLFIMAAHHAPYVAQVAPNKWKDMNKKIKRAIDTEGPTFINAMSACTTEWRFESNKTVEISDLAVDSLVFPLFEIINGVELHITYRPRNVIPVRDYLGAQGRFKHLFKPENEHIIKQFQKDVETRWEYLQRREEINPK, via the coding sequence ATGGTAAAAGAAGTTAAAAATCTCAAAGAGTTTCAAAAATCATCAAAGAAATTTGAGGGTGCGCATTTGCTTTGTCCGGGTTGCGCTCACGGAATGATTGTGCGCGAGGTATTAAGTGCGGTTGATGGACCTATTATTTTGGGAAATTCCACAGGTTGTCTTGAGGTTTCAAGTGCAGTATATCCACATACAAGCTGGGACGTGCCTTGGATACATATTGGGTTTGAAAATGGTTCTACTGCTGTGGCTGGTGCAGAGGCTATGTATAAAGCTCTTGCACGCAAAGGTAGATACACAGGTGAAAAACCTAAATTTGTTGCATTTGGCGGAGATGGTGCAACTTATGACATTGGATTCCAATGGATTAGCGGGTGTTTTGAGCGCGGACACGATATGACTTATATTTGTCTTGATAACGAAGTGTATGCAAATACAGGTGGGCAGAGAAGCGGCTCTACCCCGCTAGGTTCTAGCACTTCTACAACTCCTGCAGGAAGCGCAAGCTATGGAAAAAAGGAGCGCAAAAAAGATTTACTTTTTATTATGGCAGCTCATCACGCTCCTTATGTTGCCCAAGTCGCTCCAAATAAATGGAAAGATATGAATAAAAAGATTAAACGCGCTATTGATACAGAGGGTCCGACATTTATCAATGCAATGAGTGCTTGCACGACAGAATGGCGATTTGAATCTAACAAAACCGTTGAAATTAGTGATTTAGCTGTGGATTCTCTTGTATTTCCATTATTTGAAATTATTAATGGTGTGGAGTTGCACATTACTTATCGTCCGCGTAATGTTATCCCAGTGCGCGATTATTTGGGTGCGCAAGGACGTTTTAAACATCTTTTTAAACCTGAAAATGAGCATATCATTAAGCAATTTCAAAAAGATGTTGAAACGCGTTGGGAATATCTCCAACGAAGAGAGGAAATTAATCCCAAATAA